From the Apis cerana isolate GH-2021 linkage group LG3, AcerK_1.0, whole genome shotgun sequence genome, one window contains:
- the LOC107995395 gene encoding NEDD8-activating enzyme E1 regulatory subunit isoform X2, whose protein sequence is MASPAPKSPEQSERNRKYDRQLRLWGDHGQAALEGAHICVINATGLGTEILKSVVLPGIGAFTIVDGKKITNEDIGANFFLEADSVGKSRAQVATQMLLELNSDVRGDYIDEEPEQILCNSPDFFNNFTVVVATSLSEKSLILLSQRLWELNIPLIVCRSIGFIAYMRIQVKEHTVIETHPDNEIPDLRLDKPFEILKKHFDSINLDELSFKDHSHIPYLVILYKFLEKWTLHKKDLPKTYKEKHQLKEMIKEAMRRDENDTANSEENFEEAIKAVNTCVGHTEIPDNVMNILNDDQCINLTAKSSSFWIIAKAVRDFVENEGAGLLPLKGTLPDMTADTEKYITLQQIYYKQAIADAESVWRRTLQLLRQLGKSSDSISERDVKLFCRHASNIHVEKGTCIADEYDSKTFDTSDIVQSLENPESMMIYYVVLRGVEKFQAEYNSYPGEFDDQVEPDIVKLKACITKLLNEWGCGPLVKDDYVHEFCRFGGAELHSVSAFLGGLAGQEVIKFVTNQYKPVHNTFIYDAVTSSSGIFFF, encoded by the exons ATGGCATCACCAGCACCAAAATCGCCAGAGCAATctgaaagaaatagaaaatatgataGACAATTAAG gtTATGGGGTGATCATGGTCAAGCTGCATTAGAAGGAGCACACATCTGTGTAATAAATGCTACAGGCCTTGgtacagaaattttaaaatctgtaGTCTTACCAGGTATTGGAGCATTTACAATTGTAGATGGCAAGAAAATTACTAATGAAGATATCGGtgcaaa tttttttctaGAAGCAGACAGTGTAGGAAAATCAAGGGCACAAGTAGCAACACAAATGCTTTTAGAGCTAAATTCAGATGTTAGAGGTGATTATATAGACGAGGAACCTgaacaaattttatgtaatagtccagatttttttaacaattttaccGTTGTCGTAGCTACTTCTTTATCAGAGAA atctTTAATTCTTCTGTCACAAAGACTTTGGGAATTAAATATACCTTTAATAGTATGTAGAAGTATAGGATTTATTGCATATATGAGAATTCAAGTAAAAGAACATACGGTTATAGAAACACATCCAGATAATGAAATTCCAGATTTACGTTTAGATAAGCCatttgagatattaaaaaaacattttgattCCATAAATTTAGATGAATTGAGTTTTAAAGATCATTCTCATATACCATACTTAGTTATACTATAcaaatttctagaaaaatggACTTTACATAAAAAAGATTTGCCTAAAacttataaagaaaaacatcagttaaaagaaatgataaaagaggCAATGAGAAGAGATGAGAATGATACTGCAAATagcgaagaaaattttgaagaagctATTAAAGCTGTCAATACATGTGTGGGACATACTGAGATTCCAGATAATGTGATGAATATTCTTAATGATGATCAATGTATTAATCTAACAGCTAAg AGCAGTTCATTTTGGATTATAGCTAAGGCAGTAAGGgattttgttgaaaatgaaGGAGCTGGATTATTACCATTAAAAGGTACTTTACCAGATATGACTGCAGATacagagaaatatataacgcTTCAGCAAAT ttATTACAAACAAGCGATAGCTGATGCAGAATCAGTATGGCGACGTACATTGCAATTATTACGACAATTGGGAAAATCGTCTGATTCTATTTCCGAAAGAGATGTTAAACTATTTTGCAGACATGCTTCGAATATACACGTAGAAAAAGGAACATGTATCGCGGATGAATATGATTCTAAAACTTTTGATACAAGTGATATAG tgcAAAGTTTAGAAAATCCAGAAAGtatgatgatttattatgTTGTTCTTAGAGgggttgaaaaatttcaagcaGAATATAACTCATATCCTGGAGAGTTTGATGATCAAGTAGAACCTGACATTGTTAAGCTTAaa GCAtgcataacaaaattattaaacgaatgGGGATGTGGACCATTGGTAAAAGATGATTATGTCCATGAATTTTGTCGATTTGGTGGAGCAGAATTGCATTCGGTATCAGCATTTTTAGGTGGCCTTGCAGGTCaagaagttataaaatttgtcaCAAATCAATATAAACCAGTTCATAATACCTTTATATATGATGCGGTAACGTCGAGttctggaatatttttcttttaa
- the LOC107995395 gene encoding NEDD8-activating enzyme E1 regulatory subunit isoform X1, which translates to MSILMASPAPKSPEQSERNRKYDRQLRLWGDHGQAALEGAHICVINATGLGTEILKSVVLPGIGAFTIVDGKKITNEDIGANFFLEADSVGKSRAQVATQMLLELNSDVRGDYIDEEPEQILCNSPDFFNNFTVVVATSLSEKSLILLSQRLWELNIPLIVCRSIGFIAYMRIQVKEHTVIETHPDNEIPDLRLDKPFEILKKHFDSINLDELSFKDHSHIPYLVILYKFLEKWTLHKKDLPKTYKEKHQLKEMIKEAMRRDENDTANSEENFEEAIKAVNTCVGHTEIPDNVMNILNDDQCINLTAKSSSFWIIAKAVRDFVENEGAGLLPLKGTLPDMTADTEKYITLQQIYYKQAIADAESVWRRTLQLLRQLGKSSDSISERDVKLFCRHASNIHVEKGTCIADEYDSKTFDTSDIVQSLENPESMMIYYVVLRGVEKFQAEYNSYPGEFDDQVEPDIVKLKACITKLLNEWGCGPLVKDDYVHEFCRFGGAELHSVSAFLGGLAGQEVIKFVTNQYKPVHNTFIYDAVTSSSGIFFF; encoded by the exons ATG TCTATCCTTATGGCATCACCAGCACCAAAATCGCCAGAGCAATctgaaagaaatagaaaatatgataGACAATTAAG gtTATGGGGTGATCATGGTCAAGCTGCATTAGAAGGAGCACACATCTGTGTAATAAATGCTACAGGCCTTGgtacagaaattttaaaatctgtaGTCTTACCAGGTATTGGAGCATTTACAATTGTAGATGGCAAGAAAATTACTAATGAAGATATCGGtgcaaa tttttttctaGAAGCAGACAGTGTAGGAAAATCAAGGGCACAAGTAGCAACACAAATGCTTTTAGAGCTAAATTCAGATGTTAGAGGTGATTATATAGACGAGGAACCTgaacaaattttatgtaatagtccagatttttttaacaattttaccGTTGTCGTAGCTACTTCTTTATCAGAGAA atctTTAATTCTTCTGTCACAAAGACTTTGGGAATTAAATATACCTTTAATAGTATGTAGAAGTATAGGATTTATTGCATATATGAGAATTCAAGTAAAAGAACATACGGTTATAGAAACACATCCAGATAATGAAATTCCAGATTTACGTTTAGATAAGCCatttgagatattaaaaaaacattttgattCCATAAATTTAGATGAATTGAGTTTTAAAGATCATTCTCATATACCATACTTAGTTATACTATAcaaatttctagaaaaatggACTTTACATAAAAAAGATTTGCCTAAAacttataaagaaaaacatcagttaaaagaaatgataaaagaggCAATGAGAAGAGATGAGAATGATACTGCAAATagcgaagaaaattttgaagaagctATTAAAGCTGTCAATACATGTGTGGGACATACTGAGATTCCAGATAATGTGATGAATATTCTTAATGATGATCAATGTATTAATCTAACAGCTAAg AGCAGTTCATTTTGGATTATAGCTAAGGCAGTAAGGgattttgttgaaaatgaaGGAGCTGGATTATTACCATTAAAAGGTACTTTACCAGATATGACTGCAGATacagagaaatatataacgcTTCAGCAAAT ttATTACAAACAAGCGATAGCTGATGCAGAATCAGTATGGCGACGTACATTGCAATTATTACGACAATTGGGAAAATCGTCTGATTCTATTTCCGAAAGAGATGTTAAACTATTTTGCAGACATGCTTCGAATATACACGTAGAAAAAGGAACATGTATCGCGGATGAATATGATTCTAAAACTTTTGATACAAGTGATATAG tgcAAAGTTTAGAAAATCCAGAAAGtatgatgatttattatgTTGTTCTTAGAGgggttgaaaaatttcaagcaGAATATAACTCATATCCTGGAGAGTTTGATGATCAAGTAGAACCTGACATTGTTAAGCTTAaa GCAtgcataacaaaattattaaacgaatgGGGATGTGGACCATTGGTAAAAGATGATTATGTCCATGAATTTTGTCGATTTGGTGGAGCAGAATTGCATTCGGTATCAGCATTTTTAGGTGGCCTTGCAGGTCaagaagttataaaatttgtcaCAAATCAATATAAACCAGTTCATAATACCTTTATATATGATGCGGTAACGTCGAGttctggaatatttttcttttaa
- the LOC107995391 gene encoding nucleoside diphosphate kinase 6 isoform X1, which yields MQSQKYLQLTLAIIKPHIVKSPFVLQKIRDLIIDNNLKIVRSRRTIITQKEAELFYEEHKEKFFYNRLLTFMCSGPSDIHILADHNAIAKWRNLMGPTKVYEAQYIAPNTIRGMFGLSDTRNATHGSDSVKSAEREISIFFKNFDLQKWYQYEEKYYNLGQVHFDPIAFLHTIDQKFMNSNKGQIIK from the exons atgcaATCACAAAAATATCTTCAGTTAACTTTGGCAATAATTAAACCACATATTGTTAAATCTCCTTTTGTGCTTCAG aaaattcgagatttaataattgacaataatttaaaaattgtcagATCACGCAGGACAATAATTACACAGAAAGAGGcggaattattttatgaagaacataaagaaaaatttttttacaatcgtCTTTTAACATTTATGTGTAGTGGTCCATcagatattcatattttagcAGATCATAATGCTATTGCTAAATGGAGAAATTTAATGGGTCCTACAAAAGTATATGAGGCACAATATATTGCCCCTAATACAATTCGAGGAATGTTTGGTTTATCAGATACAAGAAATGCCACACATGGTTCTG atTCGGTGAAATCTGCTGAGAGAGAAATaagtatattctttaaaaactttGATTTACAAAAATGGTATCAATatgaggaaaaatattataatttaggtCAAGTTCACTTTGATCCAATAGCATTTTTACATActattgatcaaaaatttatgaacaGTAATAAAGGACAAATTATAAAGTGA
- the LOC107995395 gene encoding NEDD8-activating enzyme E1 regulatory subunit isoform X5 — translation MLLELNSDVRGDYIDEEPEQILCNSPDFFNNFTVVVATSLSEKSLILLSQRLWELNIPLIVCRSIGFIAYMRIQVKEHTVIETHPDNEIPDLRLDKPFEILKKHFDSINLDELSFKDHSHIPYLVILYKFLEKWTLHKKDLPKTYKEKHQLKEMIKEAMRRDENDTANSEENFEEAIKAVNTCVGHTEIPDNVMNILNDDQCINLTAKSSSFWIIAKAVRDFVENEGAGLLPLKGTLPDMTADTEKYITLQQIYYKQAIADAESVWRRTLQLLRQLGKSSDSISERDVKLFCRHASNIHVEKGTCIADEYDSKTFDTSDIVQSLENPESMMIYYVVLRGVEKFQAEYNSYPGEFDDQVEPDIVKLKACITKLLNEWGCGPLVKDDYVHEFCRFGGAELHSVSAFLGGLAGQEVIKFVTNQYKPVHNTFIYDAVTSSSGIFFF, via the exons ATGCTTTTAGAGCTAAATTCAGATGTTAGAGGTGATTATATAGACGAGGAACCTgaacaaattttatgtaatagtccagatttttttaacaattttaccGTTGTCGTAGCTACTTCTTTATCAGAGAA atctTTAATTCTTCTGTCACAAAGACTTTGGGAATTAAATATACCTTTAATAGTATGTAGAAGTATAGGATTTATTGCATATATGAGAATTCAAGTAAAAGAACATACGGTTATAGAAACACATCCAGATAATGAAATTCCAGATTTACGTTTAGATAAGCCatttgagatattaaaaaaacattttgattCCATAAATTTAGATGAATTGAGTTTTAAAGATCATTCTCATATACCATACTTAGTTATACTATAcaaatttctagaaaaatggACTTTACATAAAAAAGATTTGCCTAAAacttataaagaaaaacatcagttaaaagaaatgataaaagaggCAATGAGAAGAGATGAGAATGATACTGCAAATagcgaagaaaattttgaagaagctATTAAAGCTGTCAATACATGTGTGGGACATACTGAGATTCCAGATAATGTGATGAATATTCTTAATGATGATCAATGTATTAATCTAACAGCTAAg AGCAGTTCATTTTGGATTATAGCTAAGGCAGTAAGGgattttgttgaaaatgaaGGAGCTGGATTATTACCATTAAAAGGTACTTTACCAGATATGACTGCAGATacagagaaatatataacgcTTCAGCAAAT ttATTACAAACAAGCGATAGCTGATGCAGAATCAGTATGGCGACGTACATTGCAATTATTACGACAATTGGGAAAATCGTCTGATTCTATTTCCGAAAGAGATGTTAAACTATTTTGCAGACATGCTTCGAATATACACGTAGAAAAAGGAACATGTATCGCGGATGAATATGATTCTAAAACTTTTGATACAAGTGATATAG tgcAAAGTTTAGAAAATCCAGAAAGtatgatgatttattatgTTGTTCTTAGAGgggttgaaaaatttcaagcaGAATATAACTCATATCCTGGAGAGTTTGATGATCAAGTAGAACCTGACATTGTTAAGCTTAaa GCAtgcataacaaaattattaaacgaatgGGGATGTGGACCATTGGTAAAAGATGATTATGTCCATGAATTTTGTCGATTTGGTGGAGCAGAATTGCATTCGGTATCAGCATTTTTAGGTGGCCTTGCAGGTCaagaagttataaaatttgtcaCAAATCAATATAAACCAGTTCATAATACCTTTATATATGATGCGGTAACGTCGAGttctggaatatttttcttttaa
- the LOC107995402 gene encoding putative uncharacterized protein DDB_G0287457 has translation MTTLKGIFPDSKSIKGKNFIHENVKNLRRIEHLHINKRIEEKSQSNKKKIIGNNNTNNSNSNNNNNDNVLSKINSNFRIKRHDDTSVNSNSVNNKVESQELCKKLSTSALNKNNISTKKAIYSSNKNLINKEKKKEHKGLHKTIQKLHEKISSDPNFSCKSIGDIDNMKVQVEVKSQAIQTLNMKEIEDLYSEGVIKYPSKKYLNYNEASTNNNANEQIDVSSRSIKNSPLDQGDVQVLEKNVHNKNGIKNSKFVSPKEEIDFIKLNKEHTSMTNKITQMNNNTNNILPNNYRMGVIPKYIKNRKEIQVQKAKIEELDPNCPNGHIPLPDCERKETLQMLKKNYQDYVTELNMMPIKVDTLRAQRRKIEIEKQLNKLEEGIKVFSRPKVYVKMNA, from the exons ATGACAACGTTAAAAGGAATTTTTCCTGATTCAA aatcgataaaaggaaaaaatttcatacatgaaaatgtaaaaaatcttCGCCGTATAGaacatttacatattaataaaagaatagaagaaaaatcacaatctaacaaaaaaaaaattattggtaaCAATAACACCAATAACAGCAAcagtaacaataataataatgataatgttttatcaaaaattaattcaaattttcgtataaaaagaCATGACGACACTAGTGTGAATTCAAATagtgtaaataataaagtagaaTCTCAAGAACTATGCAAGAAACTCAGTACTTcagctttaaataaaaataatatttctacaaaaaaggcaatatattcatcaaataaaaatttaataaataaggaaaaaaagaaagaacataAGGGATTGCATAAAACCATACAAAAGTTACATGAGAAAATTTCATCGGATCctaatttttcatgtaaatcAATTGGAGATATTGATAATATGAAAGTTCAAGTTGAAGTTAAAAGTCAAGCTATTCAAACTTTGAATATGAAGGAAATTGAGGACTTATATTCAGAGGGAGTAATTAA GTAtccttcaaaaaaatatttaaattataatgaagcatcaactaataataatgcaaatgAACAAATTGATGTATCTTCAAGgagtataaaaaattcaccTTTAGATCAAGGAGATGTTCAagttcttgaaaaaaatgtacataacaaaaatggtataaaaaattccaaatttgtATCACCTAAAGAAGagatagattttattaaattaaacaaagaacATACTTCTATgactaataaaataacacaaaTGAATAACAATACCAATAATATTCTTCCTAATAATTATCGTATGGGTGTAATTCCAAA gtatattaaaaatagaaaagaaattcagGTACAGAAAGctaaaatagaagaattagATCCTAATTGTCCAAATGGACATATTCCATTGCCTGATTGTGAACGTAAAGAAACATtacaaatgttaaaaaaga ATTATCAAGATTATGTAACCGAGTTAAATATGATGCCTATAAAAGTAGATACACTTAGGGCGCAGCgacgaaaaatagaaatagaaaagcaattgaataaattagaagAAGGAATAAAAGTTTTCTCAAGACCAAAAgtttatgtaaaaatgaatgcttaa
- the LOC107995391 gene encoding nucleoside diphosphate kinase 6 isoform X2 — protein MKIRDLIIDNNLKIVRSRRTIITQKEAELFYEEHKEKFFYNRLLTFMCSGPSDIHILADHNAIAKWRNLMGPTKVYEAQYIAPNTIRGMFGLSDTRNATHGSDSVKSAEREISIFFKNFDLQKWYQYEEKYYNLGQVHFDPIAFLHTIDQKFMNSNKGQIIK, from the exons atg aaaattcgagatttaataattgacaataatttaaaaattgtcagATCACGCAGGACAATAATTACACAGAAAGAGGcggaattattttatgaagaacataaagaaaaatttttttacaatcgtCTTTTAACATTTATGTGTAGTGGTCCATcagatattcatattttagcAGATCATAATGCTATTGCTAAATGGAGAAATTTAATGGGTCCTACAAAAGTATATGAGGCACAATATATTGCCCCTAATACAATTCGAGGAATGTTTGGTTTATCAGATACAAGAAATGCCACACATGGTTCTG atTCGGTGAAATCTGCTGAGAGAGAAATaagtatattctttaaaaactttGATTTACAAAAATGGTATCAATatgaggaaaaatattataatttaggtCAAGTTCACTTTGATCCAATAGCATTTTTACATActattgatcaaaaatttatgaacaGTAATAAAGGACAAATTATAAAGTGA
- the LOC107995395 gene encoding NEDD8-activating enzyme E1 regulatory subunit isoform X4, which produces MARKLLMKISVQKADSVGKSRAQVATQMLLELNSDVRGDYIDEEPEQILCNSPDFFNNFTVVVATSLSEKSLILLSQRLWELNIPLIVCRSIGFIAYMRIQVKEHTVIETHPDNEIPDLRLDKPFEILKKHFDSINLDELSFKDHSHIPYLVILYKFLEKWTLHKKDLPKTYKEKHQLKEMIKEAMRRDENDTANSEENFEEAIKAVNTCVGHTEIPDNVMNILNDDQCINLTAKSSSFWIIAKAVRDFVENEGAGLLPLKGTLPDMTADTEKYITLQQIYYKQAIADAESVWRRTLQLLRQLGKSSDSISERDVKLFCRHASNIHVEKGTCIADEYDSKTFDTSDIVQSLENPESMMIYYVVLRGVEKFQAEYNSYPGEFDDQVEPDIVKLKACITKLLNEWGCGPLVKDDYVHEFCRFGGAELHSVSAFLGGLAGQEVIKFVTNQYKPVHNTFIYDAVTSSSGIFFF; this is translated from the exons ATGGCAAGAAAATTACTAATGAAGATATCGGtgcaaa AAGCAGACAGTGTAGGAAAATCAAGGGCACAAGTAGCAACACAAATGCTTTTAGAGCTAAATTCAGATGTTAGAGGTGATTATATAGACGAGGAACCTgaacaaattttatgtaatagtccagatttttttaacaattttaccGTTGTCGTAGCTACTTCTTTATCAGAGAA atctTTAATTCTTCTGTCACAAAGACTTTGGGAATTAAATATACCTTTAATAGTATGTAGAAGTATAGGATTTATTGCATATATGAGAATTCAAGTAAAAGAACATACGGTTATAGAAACACATCCAGATAATGAAATTCCAGATTTACGTTTAGATAAGCCatttgagatattaaaaaaacattttgattCCATAAATTTAGATGAATTGAGTTTTAAAGATCATTCTCATATACCATACTTAGTTATACTATAcaaatttctagaaaaatggACTTTACATAAAAAAGATTTGCCTAAAacttataaagaaaaacatcagttaaaagaaatgataaaagaggCAATGAGAAGAGATGAGAATGATACTGCAAATagcgaagaaaattttgaagaagctATTAAAGCTGTCAATACATGTGTGGGACATACTGAGATTCCAGATAATGTGATGAATATTCTTAATGATGATCAATGTATTAATCTAACAGCTAAg AGCAGTTCATTTTGGATTATAGCTAAGGCAGTAAGGgattttgttgaaaatgaaGGAGCTGGATTATTACCATTAAAAGGTACTTTACCAGATATGACTGCAGATacagagaaatatataacgcTTCAGCAAAT ttATTACAAACAAGCGATAGCTGATGCAGAATCAGTATGGCGACGTACATTGCAATTATTACGACAATTGGGAAAATCGTCTGATTCTATTTCCGAAAGAGATGTTAAACTATTTTGCAGACATGCTTCGAATATACACGTAGAAAAAGGAACATGTATCGCGGATGAATATGATTCTAAAACTTTTGATACAAGTGATATAG tgcAAAGTTTAGAAAATCCAGAAAGtatgatgatttattatgTTGTTCTTAGAGgggttgaaaaatttcaagcaGAATATAACTCATATCCTGGAGAGTTTGATGATCAAGTAGAACCTGACATTGTTAAGCTTAaa GCAtgcataacaaaattattaaacgaatgGGGATGTGGACCATTGGTAAAAGATGATTATGTCCATGAATTTTGTCGATTTGGTGGAGCAGAATTGCATTCGGTATCAGCATTTTTAGGTGGCCTTGCAGGTCaagaagttataaaatttgtcaCAAATCAATATAAACCAGTTCATAATACCTTTATATATGATGCGGTAACGTCGAGttctggaatatttttcttttaa
- the LOC107995395 gene encoding NEDD8-activating enzyme E1 regulatory subunit isoform X3 — protein sequence MSILMASPAPKSPEQSERNRKYDRQLRLWGDHGQAALEGAHICVINATGLGTEILKSVVLPEADSVGKSRAQVATQMLLELNSDVRGDYIDEEPEQILCNSPDFFNNFTVVVATSLSEKSLILLSQRLWELNIPLIVCRSIGFIAYMRIQVKEHTVIETHPDNEIPDLRLDKPFEILKKHFDSINLDELSFKDHSHIPYLVILYKFLEKWTLHKKDLPKTYKEKHQLKEMIKEAMRRDENDTANSEENFEEAIKAVNTCVGHTEIPDNVMNILNDDQCINLTAKSSSFWIIAKAVRDFVENEGAGLLPLKGTLPDMTADTEKYITLQQIYYKQAIADAESVWRRTLQLLRQLGKSSDSISERDVKLFCRHASNIHVEKGTCIADEYDSKTFDTSDIVQSLENPESMMIYYVVLRGVEKFQAEYNSYPGEFDDQVEPDIVKLKACITKLLNEWGCGPLVKDDYVHEFCRFGGAELHSVSAFLGGLAGQEVIKFVTNQYKPVHNTFIYDAVTSSSGIFFF from the exons ATG TCTATCCTTATGGCATCACCAGCACCAAAATCGCCAGAGCAATctgaaagaaatagaaaatatgataGACAATTAAG gtTATGGGGTGATCATGGTCAAGCTGCATTAGAAGGAGCACACATCTGTGTAATAAATGCTACAGGCCTTGgtacagaaattttaaaatctgtaGTCTTACCAG AAGCAGACAGTGTAGGAAAATCAAGGGCACAAGTAGCAACACAAATGCTTTTAGAGCTAAATTCAGATGTTAGAGGTGATTATATAGACGAGGAACCTgaacaaattttatgtaatagtccagatttttttaacaattttaccGTTGTCGTAGCTACTTCTTTATCAGAGAA atctTTAATTCTTCTGTCACAAAGACTTTGGGAATTAAATATACCTTTAATAGTATGTAGAAGTATAGGATTTATTGCATATATGAGAATTCAAGTAAAAGAACATACGGTTATAGAAACACATCCAGATAATGAAATTCCAGATTTACGTTTAGATAAGCCatttgagatattaaaaaaacattttgattCCATAAATTTAGATGAATTGAGTTTTAAAGATCATTCTCATATACCATACTTAGTTATACTATAcaaatttctagaaaaatggACTTTACATAAAAAAGATTTGCCTAAAacttataaagaaaaacatcagttaaaagaaatgataaaagaggCAATGAGAAGAGATGAGAATGATACTGCAAATagcgaagaaaattttgaagaagctATTAAAGCTGTCAATACATGTGTGGGACATACTGAGATTCCAGATAATGTGATGAATATTCTTAATGATGATCAATGTATTAATCTAACAGCTAAg AGCAGTTCATTTTGGATTATAGCTAAGGCAGTAAGGgattttgttgaaaatgaaGGAGCTGGATTATTACCATTAAAAGGTACTTTACCAGATATGACTGCAGATacagagaaatatataacgcTTCAGCAAAT ttATTACAAACAAGCGATAGCTGATGCAGAATCAGTATGGCGACGTACATTGCAATTATTACGACAATTGGGAAAATCGTCTGATTCTATTTCCGAAAGAGATGTTAAACTATTTTGCAGACATGCTTCGAATATACACGTAGAAAAAGGAACATGTATCGCGGATGAATATGATTCTAAAACTTTTGATACAAGTGATATAG tgcAAAGTTTAGAAAATCCAGAAAGtatgatgatttattatgTTGTTCTTAGAGgggttgaaaaatttcaagcaGAATATAACTCATATCCTGGAGAGTTTGATGATCAAGTAGAACCTGACATTGTTAAGCTTAaa GCAtgcataacaaaattattaaacgaatgGGGATGTGGACCATTGGTAAAAGATGATTATGTCCATGAATTTTGTCGATTTGGTGGAGCAGAATTGCATTCGGTATCAGCATTTTTAGGTGGCCTTGCAGGTCaagaagttataaaatttgtcaCAAATCAATATAAACCAGTTCATAATACCTTTATATATGATGCGGTAACGTCGAGttctggaatatttttcttttaa